A portion of the Coturnix japonica isolate 7356 chromosome 4, Coturnix japonica 2.1, whole genome shotgun sequence genome contains these proteins:
- the ZC4H2 gene encoding zinc finger C4H2 domain-containing protein isoform X3, with protein sequence MADEQEIMCKLESIKEIRNKTLQMEKIKARLKAEFEALESEERHLKEYKQEMDLLLQEKMAHVEELRLIHADINVMENTIKQSENDLNKLLESTRRLHEEYKPLKEHVDALRMTLGLQRLPDLCEEEEKLSLEPVCPVTNKYIGMHQFARSAKQKVDLGIPKSPKGNRTNETQKTAEQSVTFSNTIPVEL encoded by the exons ATGGCAGATGAGCAAGAGATCATGTGCAAACTCGAGAGCATCAAGGAGATCAG GAATAAGActttacagatggaaaaaataaaggcacGACTGAAAGCAGAGTTTGAAGCCCTGGAATCTGAGGAGAGGCACCTGAAAGAATACAAACAAGAAATGGACCTGCTGCTGCAAGAGAAGATGGCACATGTGGAGGAGCTGCGTCTGATCCATGCTGATATTAATGTG ATGGAGAATACTATCAAGCAGTCTGAGAATGATCTCAATAAACTCTTGGAATCAACTCGTCGCCTGCATGAGGAGTACAAGCCCCTAAAGGAGCATGTGGATGCTCTGCGAATGACACTGGGCTTGCAGAGGCTGCCAGATTTatgtgaggaagaggagaaactgTCCCTTGA GCCTGTTTGTCCTGTCACCAACAAATACATCGGAATGCACCAATTTGCCCgctctgcaaagcaaaaagtcGATCTCGGAATCCCAAAAAGCCCAAAAGGAAACAGGACGAATGAAACTCAGAAGACTGCTGAGCAAAGTGTGACCTTCTCCAATACCATTCCAGTAGAACTGTAA
- the ZC4H2 gene encoding zinc finger C4H2 domain-containing protein isoform X2, with protein sequence MEKIKARLKAEFEALESEERHLKEYKQEMDLLLQEKMAHVEELRLIHADINVMENTIKQSENDLNKLLESTRRLHEEYKPLKEHVDALRMTLGLQRLPDLCEEEEKLSLDYFEKQKAEWQTEPQEPPIPESLAAAAAAAQQLQVARKQDTRQTATFRQQPPPMKACLSCHQQIHRNAPICPLCKAKSRSRNPKKPKRKQDE encoded by the exons atggaaaaaataaaggcacGACTGAAAGCAGAGTTTGAAGCCCTGGAATCTGAGGAGAGGCACCTGAAAGAATACAAACAAGAAATGGACCTGCTGCTGCAAGAGAAGATGGCACATGTGGAGGAGCTGCGTCTGATCCATGCTGATATTAATGTG ATGGAGAATACTATCAAGCAGTCTGAGAATGATCTCAATAAACTCTTGGAATCAACTCGTCGCCTGCATGAGGAGTACAAGCCCCTAAAGGAGCATGTGGATGCTCTGCGAATGACACTGGGCTTGCAGAGGCTGCCAGATTTatgtgaggaagaggagaaactgTCCCTTGA CtactttgaaaagcagaaagcagaatggCAGACAGAACCACAGGAGCCTCCCATCCCAGAgtctctggctgcagctgcagcagctgcccaaCAACTGCAGGTGGCTAGGAAGCAAGATACCAGACAGACAGCAACGTTCAGACAACAGCCACCTCCAATGAAG GCCTGTTTGTCCTGTCACCAACAAATACATCGGAATGCACCAATTTGCCCgctctgcaaagcaaaaagtcGATCTCGGAATCCCAAAAAGCCCAAAAGGAAACAGGACGAATGA
- the ZC4H2 gene encoding zinc finger C4H2 domain-containing protein isoform X1 — protein MADEQEIMCKLESIKEIRNKTLQMEKIKARLKAEFEALESEERHLKEYKQEMDLLLQEKMAHVEELRLIHADINVMENTIKQSENDLNKLLESTRRLHEEYKPLKEHVDALRMTLGLQRLPDLCEEEEKLSLDYFEKQKAEWQTEPQEPPIPESLAAAAAAAQQLQVARKQDTRQTATFRQQPPPMKACLSCHQQIHRNAPICPLCKAKSRSRNPKKPKRKQDE, from the exons ATGGCAGATGAGCAAGAGATCATGTGCAAACTCGAGAGCATCAAGGAGATCAG GAATAAGActttacagatggaaaaaataaaggcacGACTGAAAGCAGAGTTTGAAGCCCTGGAATCTGAGGAGAGGCACCTGAAAGAATACAAACAAGAAATGGACCTGCTGCTGCAAGAGAAGATGGCACATGTGGAGGAGCTGCGTCTGATCCATGCTGATATTAATGTG ATGGAGAATACTATCAAGCAGTCTGAGAATGATCTCAATAAACTCTTGGAATCAACTCGTCGCCTGCATGAGGAGTACAAGCCCCTAAAGGAGCATGTGGATGCTCTGCGAATGACACTGGGCTTGCAGAGGCTGCCAGATTTatgtgaggaagaggagaaactgTCCCTTGA CtactttgaaaagcagaaagcagaatggCAGACAGAACCACAGGAGCCTCCCATCCCAGAgtctctggctgcagctgcagcagctgcccaaCAACTGCAGGTGGCTAGGAAGCAAGATACCAGACAGACAGCAACGTTCAGACAACAGCCACCTCCAATGAAG GCCTGTTTGTCCTGTCACCAACAAATACATCGGAATGCACCAATTTGCCCgctctgcaaagcaaaaagtcGATCTCGGAATCCCAAAAAGCCCAAAAGGAAACAGGACGAATGA
- the ZC3H12B gene encoding probable ribonuclease ZC3H12B encodes MTAWSMVGKLKMEKRHPREERNVEQNAGECSAESEEWTSSESEPEQPYFRSSCSNIPWREKEVSTKPHRPLCRSPCLDRPSFSQSSITQDLKLEECKTNVDKEYQAKMDFALKLGYAGDQIQAVLNKLGADALINDVLAELVRLGNKSESEGQSSASSTTNTLVPRNPCPKEIASPELSLEDEVVDNSDNLRPIVIDGSNVAMSHGNKEGFSCRGIQLAVDWFLEKGHKDITVFVPAWRKEQSRPDAPITDQEILRKLEKEKILVFTPSRRVQGRRVVCYDDRFIVKLAFDSDGIIVSNDNYRDLANEKPEWKKFIEERLLMYSFVNDKFMPPDDPLGRHGPSLENFLRKRPVIPEHKKQPCPYGKKCTYGHKCKYYHPERANQPQRSVADELRISAKLSAVKTMSEGALAKCGTGPSSSKGEISSEVKRIAPKRQSDPSIRSVAVEPEEKLTVARKSEANSVPSLVSALSVPTLPPPKSHAAGALNTRSASSPVPGSSQFTHQKSSLEHMSSVQYPPILVTNSHGTSVSYTDQYPKYESLGDHGYYSLLSDFSNLSISSMHNTDYYGADMDQGMYSRNSSPCPDNCLSHTSNDSYSSYNDLYLGVADASPEDNVKIHRLTSQNRLQPFPHGYHEALNRVQSFGTEEPKSLRKQSVSHLGLHAQHPVIGARSSCPGEYPVPQNIHPSTAQPSRALVMTRMDSISDSRLYESNPTRQRRPPLCREQHASWDPLPCASDPYTYHSYPLSNNLMQPCYEPVMVRSMPEKMEQLWRNPWIGICGEPREQHIIPEHQYQTYKNLCNIFPPSIVLSVMEKNPHMTDAQQLAAMIVAKLRTGR; translated from the exons ATGACGGCCTGGTCTATGGTAGggaaactgaaaatggagaagAGGCACcccagagaagagagaaatgtgGAACAAAATGCTGGGGAATGCAGTGCTGAATCTGAGGAATGGACGAGCTCAGAAAGTGAACCTGAGCAACCGTACTTCCGAAGCAGCTGTAGCAATATTccatggagagaaaaagaggtttCCACTAAACCACATCGGCCACTCTGTCGTTCCCCATGCTTGGATCGCCCAAGTTTTTCACAGAGTAGTATCACACAAGACTTGAAACTAGAggaatgcaaaacaaatgtgGACAAGGAATACCAAGCTAAAATGGATTTTGCTTTAAAGCTTGGGTATGCAGGAGATCAGATCCAGGCTGTACTGAATAAACTGGGAGCAGATGCACTCATCAATGATGTTCTGGCGGAACTTGTGAGACTTGGTAACAAAAGTGAATCAGAGGGACAGAGTAGTGCCAGCAGTACCACTAATACTCTGGTGCCAAGAAATCCTTGCCCAAAGGAAATAGCAAGTCCTGAATTGTCACTTGAAGATGAAGTTGTGGATAACAGTGATAACTTGAGGCCAATTGTCATTGATGGAAGCAATGTGGCTATGAG ccatggaaataaagaaggaTTTTCCTGTCGGGGAATTCAACTAGCTGTTGATTGGTTTCTGGAAAAAGGACATAAAGATATCACTGTGTTCGTACCTGCATGGAGAAAAGAACAGTCTAGACCAGATGCACCAATTACAG ATCAAGAAATCTTGCGGAAATTAGAGAAAGAGAAGATTCTTGTATTCACACCGTCCCGCCGAGTGCAGGGGAGAAGGGTGGTGTGCTATGATGACCGATTCATAGTGAAGTTGGCCTTTGACTCAGATGGCATAATTGTATCAAATGACAACTACAGGGATCTAGCAAACGAAAAGCCTGAGTGGAAGAAGTTCATAGAGGAGCGCCTGCTGATGTATTCATTTGTGAATGACAa GTTTATGCCTCCTGATGATCCTTTAGGACGCCATGGTCCAAGCCTTGAAAATTTCTTAAGGAAAAGGCCAGTTATTCCTGAACATAAAAAACAACCGTGTCCTTATG GTAAAAAGTGCACCTATGGGCACAAATGTAAATATTACCACCCAGAACGGGCAAACCAGCCTCAAAGGTCAGTAGCGGATGAGCTTCGAATAAGTGCCAAATTATCTGCTGTGAAAACAATGAGTGAGGGAGCCTTGGCCAAATGTGGCACAGGGCCCTCCAGCTCCAAAGGAGAGATCAGTTCTGAAGTGAAACGCATTGCCCCAAAGCGTCAGTCAGATCCAAGCATTAGATCAGTAGCTGTGGAGCCTGAGGAAAAGTTAACAGTAGCCCGGAAGTCTGAGGCCAACTCTGTCCCATCTCTGGTTTCTGCATTAAGTGTACCTACGCTCCCTCCACCAAAAAGCCATGCAGCTGGTGCATTAAATACTCGTTCTGCAAGCAGTCCAGTGCCAGGTTCTTCACAGTTCACACATCAGAAATCCTCACTGGAACACATGTCCAGTGTGCAATATCCTCCGATACTAGTCACCAATAGCCATGGCACCTCAGTTAGTTACACTGACCAGTATCCCAAATATGAATCATTAGGGGACCATGGCTATTATTCCTTACTCAGTGATTTCTCCAACTTGAGCATAAGTAGTATGCATAACACAGATTATTACGGGGCTGATATGGACCAGGGGATGTATTCTAGAAACTCAAGCCCCTGTCCTGATAATTGCTTAAGCCATACAAGTAATGATTCTTATTCCTCTTACAATGACTTGTATCTGGGTGTAGCAGATGCCAGTCCAGAAGATAATGTGAAGATCCACAGACTGACATCGCAAAATCGTCTTCAGCCTTTTCCCCATGGTTACCATGAAGCCTTAAATAGAGTTCAGAGTTTTGGAACTGAAGAGCCTAAATCCCTTCGCAAACAGTCTGTTTCCCACTTAGGCCTGCATGCCCAGCATCCAGTTATTGGAGCACGGTCCAGTTGTCCAGGAGAATACCCTGTGCCTCAAAATATTCATCCATCAACTGCACAACCAAGCCGTGCCTTGGTCATGACAAGAATGGACAGTATTTCTGACTCACGGCTTTATGAAAGTAATCCTACAAGGCAGAGAAGACCACCTCTGTGTAGAGAACAGCACGCTAGTTGGGATCCGTTACCGTGTGCGTCAGACCCTTATACTTACCATTCATATCCATTGAGTAACAACCTTATGCAGCCATGTTATGAGCCTGTAATGGTAAGAAGCATGCCTGAGAAGATGGAGCAGCTGTGGAGGAATCCATGGATTGGGATATGTGGTGAGCCACGGGAGCAACATATTATCCCAGAGCACCAGTATCAAACATACAAGAACCTCTGCAATATCTTCCCGCCAAGCATTGTCCTTTCTGTGATGGAAAAGAATCCCCACATGACAGATGCACAACAGCTGGCAGCTATGATTGTTGCCAAACTAAGAACCGGGCGCTGA